The following is a genomic window from Acidobacteriota bacterium.
CCTCCTCGGCATAGGCGCAGACCAGGCTGGCGCTCATGCCTTGCATGGCCTCGTCCAACACTTCGCGTTCGCCTTCCGGCAGCTCAATGCCGCGGGCCAAGCCGGCCAGAGGTTCCAGCACCGAACGCAGATCCTGGTAGGCGACGGCCGAGAATCCGGTGTGTCCGTCACGCGGCAACAGGTTCACGAATTCGGTGGAATGCGGCAGGGTGGCGCCGATCTCGTTGAAGCGGATGGCGTCGGCCACCAGTCCGCGGGCAGGAGCCGCCACCAGGTATCCCTCCACGAAGGTGTAGGAGAAGCTGGCCAGCGGCAAGTCGAGCACAGAGACTCTGTAGTAGGTACGTCCGCCCGAGTCCTGCGAGGTCAAGGTGACGCCTTTCTTGCCTTCCGCTTTGAGCTCCTGGTCGGCGCGTGCAACAAACCTTTCGATGGTGCTTTGCAGCGTAGGCGGATCATAGACCTCGATGACCGCCTTCCAGGAGGGCATGGGCAGCAGGGGTCCGTCGATGGCGAAGACGAACTCGCCTCCCAGCGGAGCCGCCAGGTCGGCCTGCAGGTTGATGCCGGTCTGGGTTTCGATTTCGGCCACGGCCCGGCGGGCTTCATCGCCCAGCATGGCGATCACTTCGTCGATCAGTTGCACCGGCTCGCGCACGGCCAGCCCCACCGCCACCGAGGCCTCCTGGGACACGTAGTCGAGTCCACCGATAGGCGCGGGCGCCGCCAGCCAGGAAGCGATTCCCTGGCGTTCTCCGTCGAAGGTGAGCATGGCGCGGTTCTCGATCATGCCCTCGGCTTCGCGCATCTCCACGAAGAAGTGTTCGACGTTGACGATGCCGCTTTCGGCCAGATCGCCGGCGCCTTCAGCCGCCATCAGTTCCTTGAGGCCGATGCCGAAGACCCAGTCGACGCCGTCGCGATAGAGGGTGTCGAGGTGATGATGGAACGAGGTGTCGGCGAAAGCGCTGCGTCCGCTGCTGGCCGAGGCGTCGAAAGCCACCAATTGACCGATCTCAGGCGCCATCGCCACCAGATCGTTCTTGAGGTAGACGTACAGGGTGTCGTTGCTCTCCTGCAGGCTGGACGGATTGTCGGTTATGACGACGTTGTCGAGTCCGGTCTCAGCCTTGAGCCGCTCCAACTGGACCGTCAGGGCCTGACGGAAAGAAGAGGGATCGGTGGCCTCGGCCATCAACAGAGGCGCCCCGGGCTGGCCCCGCTCGTCAAGCTGAACCGCCAGCACGATTTCGTCGCCCAGCGATTCGCTCAACTCGCGCAGGCTGTCGAAGACCCTCATGACCGACAAGCCTTCTTCCCCGCTCTCAGTGGCCTTCTGCCACCATTCGGCCAGGGCCGGATTGGCTTCTACCCGCTGCATGAAAATGTCGCGGGCGTCGGCCATCGACACGGCTAGGTTGGGAAGGCCGGCATAGATGACGGTGCCTGCCGGAACGATGTCAAGAAAGCGGCTGGAGAAGCGCAGTCCGGGAAAGAAGACCCGGTTGAATTCCTGATCCAACAGACGCGTTTCGCGCAGCAGCGCCACGTGATTGTCGTAGTTCTGGCTCCAGGCGATCTCCCGTTCCAGGGGGACGCGGGCCAGCCGCTCATTGGTGGTGTACTGCTGGCCCGGTTCCAGCGAAGCGCGCTTGCCGCCCTGCTCCACCTCGACCCGGCCTTCCAGCACCGAGACACGGGTTCCCTTGGCGCCGCTGCTGACCGAAAAGATGGTTCCCTTCACCGACACCGTGCAGTCGTTGGTGCGCACGTAGAGGTGTCCCTTGCGGCGGGGAGCGGCCTGGACGATGATGCTGCCGCGGTCAAGGTTGATGGTCACGCCGTCGCGGGCTTCAGAGATGGAGAACTCAGAGCGTTCCCGCAGTTCCATCAACGATCCGTCCGCCAGCTCGAAGACGACGTCGGTGTTCTTGGCCGAGCGGATGCCCTGTCTCCAGTCGATCTCCTGCCCGGCGGCCAGGACTGTCTGGCCTTGGGGCGAGATCTGAAACACGTTTCCTTGCACGCTGCGCACGGAGGCCATGCCCATGGTCGTGCGGGGGAGGATGCCGTCCAGCACCCCCAACTGCACCAGTCCGATGGTAAAGAGCACCATGGCCGCCACGGCTCCCCATTTGAACCAGGGAGAACTCATGAAGCTTCCCTGGCGCTGGGGTACGACCGTACGTTTTTCGCCGCGGGCCTCTTTGACGGCCCGGCGCAGCGTGACCGAATTGCGCATCTGATCCTCGAAGAGGATTCTGCGCGCCTCGGGCAGCCGTCCCTGTAAATAGTCGGGAATCAGGGCCTTGAAGTCGTCCACCGAGTCGAGCCGTTCCCGGCTGGCTGCGGTGGCGGACGAAGATGAGGAAAGCTCCTCCAGACGGCTCCAAACGCGCTGGGCCGCCTCTTGCTCCAACTTGGCCTCGGGCTGCTGCCGACGGATGTCCTCCAAGACCTCATCCAGAATGGCCTCTGGGTTGCGATGATTGGGCTTCATGATCAGTTCCTTTTCAGTATCTTGCCGATCTCTTGCTGAAGACGAGAGCGGGTGCGGTGCAGTGTCACGGCCACCGTGCCCTGGGAGGTTCCGAGCATTTCGGCGATCTCTTGATTGCCGTAACCCTCGAAGTAGCGCAGCACGAACATCTCAGCAGCGTTTTCGCTGAGGTTGGCGATGGCCTGGCGCAGCCAGCGGCGAATCTCCGCCGCCATCTGCTTCTGCTCCGGCCCCGGAGTGTCGTCGGGGGGCGGAAACACCACGTCTTCAAGCGAGATGCTGGCCGAGCTCTTGCGCGAGCGAAGCAGGTCGATGGCGGCGTTGACGGCCGCCCTGTGAAGGTATCCGGCAGGATTCTCGCCCAGATCGAGGGCGCCTTCACGCTTGAGCAAACGCATGAACACGGTCTGCATGACGTCTTCCGCGTCGGAAGGATTTCCGGTCACCCGGTAGGCGGCCCGAAAAACCGTCCGGTTATGGTCGCGAAAGACCTGCTCGAATTGCATGTCCGGCCCGGAAGCCGGAGTGTCCAAAGCGGCTGCGGTTTGCAACGCTTCCTCCTTTTTCTCGCTTCTACTCATAGAAACGGCCCTCCGGGTCAATTCTTAACAGTTTCGAGCAAGATACGGAACGCGGCAATGGAACCCTTGTATCACGAAGCCAAAAGCTGGTCAAAAGCCGTCGTTACAGGCATTTGTACGGGCGGATGAGGAAGAAAAGTTCCACAGGGAAGAAGAAAGCAGCCGCCGCCTCGACCCCCGGACACGGCCCGCCACACCCCCCAAAACGCTCATCCGGCGGCTTGGCCAGAGACGGGCGAGGGCAGGCGGCGGAACTCCAGGCGGATCTGATTCTTGAGCAATTCCAGCGCTTGTTCCTGGTCGCGTCCCAAAGCGCTGAAGGGCCGCACGCGAACAAACATGCCTTCTTTGGGAGCCTTGGCCGAAGCCATGACGAAGGGCCCCATTATCTCGGTTTCAATGGCGAAAATGATGCCTTTGTGCTCCCATTCCATGGGGCCGGATTATAGCCCAAGGCGCCCTCGGGAGTCCACGCCGCGGCGCCTGTCGCCAGCCTGAACTGCAAGACGATATATAATGGCGCCTTTTTCAGGAAAGGCGCGCTAGACCATGCGACTGGCATTGATCGGCATCACCTCTTCGGGCGTCAAGACCATCTATTCGGCCATCACCGGCCACGCCGAGTCGGGGGGAGGTTTCCGACCCTCTTCGGCACTCAACCGGCTGGCGGTCCTCAAGGTTCCCGACCCGCGGCTCGACTTGCTGACCGAGATCTTCAAGCCCAAAAAGAAAGTTGCGGCGACCGTGGAGCTGACCGAGTTTCCCGGGCTCCTGGGAGGATCCAAGACCGACGCTCAGGCGGTGGCCAAGGCCCGCGAGGCGGACGCGCTGGCTATCGTCCTGCGCTGCTTCAGCAGCGAGGTGGCGCCTCATCCCAAGGATTCGATCGACCCCCGGCGCGACCTGGATGACCTGGAGGCCGAGATGGTTCTGTCCGACCTGGCGGTGGCCGAAAACCGCCTGGAACGGCTCGCGGGAAGCGTCAAGACCAAAGCCGACGAGGACGATATGGCCGAGTACGCCGTCCTCAGCCAGGTTCGGGAACAGTTGGAGGAAGGCTTGCCCGTGGGCAGCCTCGACCTCAAGCCGGAAGAGCGCAAGCGCATCCGGGGCTTCG
Proteins encoded in this region:
- a CDS encoding DUF933 domain-containing protein, with amino-acid sequence MRLALIGITSSGVKTIYSAITGHAESGGGFRPSSALNRLAVLKVPDPRLDLLTEIFKPKKKVAATVELTEFPGLLGGSKTDAQAVAKAREADALAIVLRCFSSEVAPHPKDSIDPRRDLDDLEAEMVLSDLAVAENRLERLAGSVKTKADEDDMAEYAVLSQVREQLEEGLPVGSLDLKPEERKRIRGFGFLTAKPRMLILNIGEAQLGEEESIAAPFRRQGWVAEALCGSLEAELAQLEESERGEFMSDFGVEELAAPRVLAAAYQALEIRTFYTYGEDETRAWTVRAGDTAVDAAGKIHSDLAKGFIRAEVVGWQDFQEHRSIKEAKAAGKFRLEGKDYLVQEGDLIIIRHSG
- a CDS encoding sigma-70 family RNA polymerase sigma factor — protein: MSRSEKKEEALQTAAALDTPASGPDMQFEQVFRDHNRTVFRAAYRVTGNPSDAEDVMQTVFMRLLKREGALDLGENPAGYLHRAAVNAAIDLLRSRKSSASISLEDVVFPPPDDTPGPEQKQMAAEIRRWLRQAIANLSENAAEMFVLRYFEGYGNQEIAEMLGTSQGTVAVTLHRTRSRLQQEIGKILKRN
- a CDS encoding FecR domain-containing protein is translated as MKPNHRNPEAILDEVLEDIRRQQPEAKLEQEAAQRVWSRLEELSSSSSATAASRERLDSVDDFKALIPDYLQGRLPEARRILFEDQMRNSVTLRRAVKEARGEKRTVVPQRQGSFMSSPWFKWGAVAAMVLFTIGLVQLGVLDGILPRTTMGMASVRSVQGNVFQISPQGQTVLAAGQEIDWRQGIRSAKNTDVVFELADGSLMELRERSEFSISEARDGVTINLDRGSIIVQAAPRRKGHLYVRTNDCTVSVKGTIFSVSSGAKGTRVSVLEGRVEVEQGGKRASLEPGQQYTTNERLARVPLEREIAWSQNYDNHVALLRETRLLDQEFNRVFFPGLRFSSRFLDIVPAGTVIYAGLPNLAVSMADARDIFMQRVEANPALAEWWQKATESGEEGLSVMRVFDSLRELSESLGDEIVLAVQLDERGQPGAPLLMAEATDPSSFRQALTVQLERLKAETGLDNVVITDNPSSLQESNDTLYVYLKNDLVAMAPEIGQLVAFDASASSGRSAFADTSFHHHLDTLYRDGVDWVFGIGLKELMAAEGAGDLAESGIVNVEHFFVEMREAEGMIENRAMLTFDGERQGIASWLAAPAPIGGLDYVSQEASVAVGLAVREPVQLIDEVIAMLGDEARRAVAEIETQTGINLQADLAAPLGGEFVFAIDGPLLPMPSWKAVIEVYDPPTLQSTIERFVARADQELKAEGKKGVTLTSQDSGGRTYYRVSVLDLPLASFSYTFVEGYLVAAPARGLVADAIRFNEIGATLPHSTEFVNLLPRDGHTGFSAVAYQDLRSVLEPLAGLARGIELPEGEREVLDEAMQGMSASLVCAYAEEDRILFATTGNFGFNPSNLMGLSAFSLPGMEDVLQNLPGVHAK